In Triticum urartu cultivar G1812 unplaced genomic scaffold, Tu2.1 TuUngrouped_contig_6658, whole genome shotgun sequence, one genomic interval encodes:
- the LOC125530920 gene encoding L-type lectin-domain containing receptor kinase SIT2-like, producing MCIEELQLLSHKQLPAMIEMNCAPFLPSLLLLSLTLATIATCNDQFFFSGFTQSNLTLDGSAVVTQDGLLDMSNGTNNVKGHALYPTPLRFRDSSTGKVQSFSVTIIFCIVNTYPGVAANGVAFFIAPSKNFSDALPAQYFGILKQKSNDSLLVIEVDTFQDPELQDINDNHIGIDINSIFSFQSHTAGFYEDSSGAFKNLTLNAQMELQLWVDYDEEETRINVTLAPLHVGKPLKPLLSATYDLSTVLTETAYIGFSSTAELTNTSHYVLGWSFGMNMQAPSIDISKLPKLPSVGEKAQPKLLAIILPIATAALIMSIGTLVILMVRRRRRRYSEVREDWESEFGPHRFSYKDLFNATQGFKSKNLVGAGGFGEVYKGLLQFSKKEIAVKRMSHESRQGMKEFITEVVSIGRLRHRNLVQLLGYCRRKGELMLVYDYMSNGSLDKYIHYQQDDKPTLNWAQRFQVIKGIATGLLYLHEKWEKVVVHRDIKASNVLLDDEMNGRLGDFGLARLYDHGTDPQSTHMVGTMGYLAPELVRTGKASPLTDVYAFGMFLLEVTCGQKPVRQGPTVENQVFLVDWVLEHWNNRLLSRTVDARLQGDYGVDEACLVLKIGLLCLHPFPGSRPSMRQVMQYLDGETPLPEMTTTQLSVEMQGLMQDSGFSTSVMSYPQLMSSFGAVSDLSGGR from the coding sequence ATGTGTATTGAGGAGTTGCAACTTTTGAGCCACAAACAGCTTCCGGCGATGATCGAAATGAATTGTGCGCCGTTCCTTCCATCCCTTCTCCTCCTCAGCCTTACCTTGGCAACCATTGCCACCTGCAATGACCAATTCTTCTTCTCTGGCTTTACACAATCtaacctaaccctggatggtaGTGCCGTGGTCACACAAGACGGCCTCCTCGATATGTCCAACGGCACGAACAATGTCAAAGGTCATGCTCTTTACCCCACTCCTTTGCGCTTCCGCGATTCATCTACCGGGAAAGTGCAATCATTCTCGGTCACCATCATTTTTTGTATCGTCAATACATACCCTGGCGTGGCTGCTAATGGGGTGGCCTTCTTCATTGCCCCAAGCAAGAATTTCTCAGATGCACTGCCCGCGCAATACTTTGGGATCCTGAAACAGAAGAGCAATGACAGCCTCTTGGTAATTGAGGTTGACACCTTCCAGGACCCCGAGCTGCAAGACATCAATGACAACCACATCGGCATCGACATCAATAGTATTTTCTCCTTTCAATCTCATACGGCTGGCTTCTATGAAGACTCTAGTGGTGCCTTCAAGAACCTGACGCTGAATGCCCAGATGGAACTACAATTGTGGGTGGACTATGACGAGGAGGAAACAAGGATCAATGTGACCTTGGCTCCACTCCATGTCGGAAAACCCTTGAAGCCACTATTGTCTGCAACCTATGACCTCTCAACTGTGCTCACGGAGACAGCATATATTGGTTTCTCATCTACTGCTGAACTTACAAACACTAGTCATTATGTTCTTGGATGGAGCTTCGGTATGAACATGCAAGCTCCGTCCATTGACATCTCCAAGCTTCCTAAGTTGCCTAGTGTTGGCGAAAAGGCCCAGCCAAAGCTCTTGGCGATCATCCTCCCAATAGCCACTGCAGCATTGATCATGTCTATCGGCACTCTCGTCATTCTGATGgtgcgaagaagaagaagaaggtaTAGTGAGGTGCGCGAGGATTGGGAGAGCGAGTTCGGCCCACACCGATTCTCGTACAAGGATTTGTTCAATGCTACTCAAGGATTTAAGAGCAAGAACCTGGTTGGAGCAGGAGGGTTCGGGGAGGTATACAAAGGGCTGCTTCAGTTTTCCAAGAAGGAGATCGCCGTGAAGAGGATGTCCCACGAGTCAAGACAagggatgaaggagttcatcaccgaggTTGTTAGCATTGGCCGGTTGCGACATCGCAACCTAGTGCAGCTACTTGGTTATTGCAGGCGGAAAGGTGAACTGATGTTGGTGTACGACTACATGTCAAATGGCAGCCTCGACAAGTACATACACTATCAACAGGACGACAAGCCCACCTTAAATTGGGCTCAGAGGTTTCAGGTCATCAAGGGTATCGCTACCGGCTTGCTCTACCTGCACGAGAAGTGGGAGAAAGTCGTGGTGCACCGGGACATCAAGGCAAGCAACGTCCTCCTCGACGATGAAATGAATGGGCGGCTCGGCGACTTCGGCCTCGCCCGGTTATATGATCACGGCACCGATCCACAGAGCACACACATGGTCGGCACGATGGGGTACCTTGCCCCCGAGCTAGTGCGCACGGGCAAGGCGTCCCCTCTTACCGATGTGTATGCCTTCGGCAtgtttcttcttgaagttacaTGTGGGCAAAAGCCTGTCAGGCAAGGTCCTACAGTGGAAAACCAGGTTTTCTTGGTGGACTGGGTCCTGGAGCACTGGAACAACCGACTGCTTAGCAGGACGGTGGACGCACGGCTCCAGGGTGACTACGGCGTTGACGAAGCGTGCCTCGTGCTGAAGATAGGACTTTTGTGCCTGCACCCCTTTCCTGGTTCGAGGCCTAGCATGCGACAAGTCATGCAGTACCTCGACGGCGAGACCCCTCTGCCAGAGATGACGACGACGCAGCTGAGCGTGGAGATGCAGGGGTTGATGCAGGACAGCGGGTTCAGCACATCCGTCATGTCTTACCCCCAGCTGATGTCCAGCTTTGGGGCAGTGTCCGACCTCTCTGGAGGACGATGA